One window of Pectobacterium carotovorum genomic DNA carries:
- the narQ gene encoding nitrate/nitrite two-component system sensor histidine kinase NarQ, whose amino-acid sequence MVKRPVSTSLARAFFYIALLSFLTTGIALLTLASGLRDAEAINVAGSMRMQSYRMGYDLQGDRAALEPHRRLYAQTLDSPVFHLLDRWYVPRDVRDRYAALLQSWKTMDERLNAGDRVWYQDNIVRYVTQIDLFVLALQHYSERKMMIVVVTSIIGSITIYILIFFTLRRIRRQVVVPLNKLMAACSSIEKGRFTHSRLDVNLPNELGLLAQTFSSMTDELQKLYRSLEDKVRQKTLRLQEVNRMLKVLYNCSQAMNVSTIDRHCFQQILQIVHRYETVVCLEMRVGENWRLCEGQPDEQIAWRALPIRLQEVEFGQLRWQASAQQPSAQLMESVANMLGRGLYFNQAQKHYQQLLLMEERATIARELHDSLAQVLSYLNIQMALLKRAVSEENAQARQIITDFEQALSDAYRQLRELLGTFRLTLQQADLPAAMQEMIEPLRAQTPATIEIDCRIPTQALDASQQVHLLQIIREAVLNAIKHAQATTITVNCHTQPDGRYCVDIRDDGCGIINQEEPAGHYGLNIMQERAERLGGKLSIGLHPEGGTQVSVCFSTPTTARERDNTNNLYPE is encoded by the coding sequence ATGGTTAAACGTCCTGTTTCTACCAGTCTGGCGCGCGCGTTTTTTTATATCGCCCTGCTTTCATTTCTGACGACGGGTATTGCGCTGTTGACGTTAGCCAGCGGTTTACGCGATGCGGAAGCGATCAACGTTGCCGGATCGATGCGTATGCAAAGCTATCGCATGGGATATGACCTACAGGGCGATCGTGCCGCGTTAGAACCGCATCGCCGCCTCTATGCGCAAACGCTGGATTCCCCGGTTTTTCACCTGTTGGATCGCTGGTATGTACCGCGCGATGTGCGCGATCGTTATGCGGCGCTGTTACAGAGTTGGAAAACGATGGATGAGCGCCTGAATGCGGGGGATCGGGTGTGGTATCAGGACAATATTGTTCGCTATGTCACGCAGATCGATCTCTTTGTGCTGGCGTTGCAGCACTATTCCGAACGCAAGATGATGATAGTCGTTGTGACATCAATAATTGGCTCGATCACTATCTATATACTGATCTTCTTTACGCTGCGCCGCATTCGTCGTCAGGTGGTCGTGCCGTTAAATAAGCTGATGGCGGCCTGTTCGTCCATCGAGAAAGGGCGTTTTACCCATTCGCGGCTGGACGTCAATCTGCCTAACGAGTTGGGATTACTGGCGCAAACCTTCAGTAGCATGACTGACGAATTACAAAAACTTTATCGCTCTCTGGAAGATAAGGTTCGGCAGAAAACGCTGCGCTTGCAGGAAGTGAACCGCATGCTGAAGGTGCTGTACAACTGCTCTCAGGCGATGAATGTCAGCACGATCGACAGGCATTGCTTTCAGCAGATTCTGCAAATTGTTCACCGCTATGAAACGGTCGTTTGTCTGGAAATGCGGGTCGGGGAGAACTGGCGGTTGTGTGAAGGCCAGCCGGATGAGCAGATCGCGTGGCGGGCATTGCCGATCCGTTTGCAAGAGGTCGAGTTTGGACAGCTGCGGTGGCAGGCATCAGCGCAGCAGCCGTCGGCGCAGCTGATGGAAAGTGTCGCTAATATGCTGGGTCGCGGGCTCTATTTCAATCAGGCGCAGAAGCACTACCAGCAGCTGTTACTGATGGAAGAGCGCGCCACCATCGCGCGTGAACTGCATGACTCACTGGCTCAGGTGCTGTCTTATCTGAATATCCAGATGGCGTTATTAAAGCGTGCAGTATCGGAAGAAAATGCGCAGGCCCGGCAGATCATCACAGATTTTGAACAGGCGTTAAGCGATGCTTATCGCCAACTGCGGGAGCTGCTGGGAACCTTCCGGCTGACGCTGCAACAGGCCGATTTGCCGGCGGCGATGCAGGAGATGATTGAGCCGCTAAGAGCGCAGACGCCAGCGACGATTGAGATCGATTGCCGTATTCCTACGCAGGCGCTGGATGCATCACAGCAGGTTCACTTGCTGCAAATCATCCGTGAAGCGGTGCTGAACGCCATTAAACACGCGCAGGCGACGACGATTACCGTCAACTGTCATACGCAGCCAGATGGGCGTTACTGTGTTGATATTCGTGATGACGGCTGCGGCATTATCAATCAGGAGGAACCCGCAGGACATTATGGTTTAAATATTATGCAGGAGCGCGCCGAACGGTTAGGAGGAAAGTTATCTATTGGCCTCCACCCTGAAGGGGGAACGCAGGTTAGCGTCTGTTTTTCGACGCCGACGACCGCGCGTGAACGCGACAACACGAACAATCTCTACCCTGAATAA
- the narP gene encoding nitrate/nitrite response regulator protein NarP — translation MSEKPSYRVLIVDDHPLMRRGIRQLLATDAIFDVIGEASNGMEALSLANRDSPDIILLDLNMKGLSGLDTLHALRRDGICARVIVLTVSDAPSDIYALMDAGADGYLLKDSAPEHLLDAIRNGDAFSEQVRDVLRHRIAIQDTPSPFTVLTERELDVLQEVASGLSNKQIASVLYISEETVKVHIRNMLRKLNVRSRVAATVLYLETRGQ, via the coding sequence ATGTCAGAAAAACCATCTTATCGCGTGCTGATCGTTGACGATCATCCGCTTATGCGCCGGGGAATCCGTCAGTTACTGGCAACCGATGCCATTTTTGATGTGATCGGGGAAGCCAGCAACGGCATGGAGGCGCTGAGCCTCGCGAATCGGGATTCACCCGATATCATCTTGCTCGATCTCAACATGAAAGGATTGAGCGGGTTGGATACGCTTCACGCGCTGCGGCGCGATGGGATCTGCGCCCGCGTCATTGTGCTGACGGTCTCCGATGCGCCGAGCGATATTTATGCGCTAATGGACGCAGGTGCCGATGGCTATCTGCTTAAAGACAGCGCTCCAGAACACTTGCTGGATGCGATTCGTAACGGTGATGCCTTCAGTGAGCAGGTGCGGGACGTGCTGCGCCACCGTATCGCCATACAGGACACGCCGTCGCCCTTTACCGTATTGACGGAGCGCGAACTGGATGTGCTACAGGAAGTGGCCTCTGGATTATCCAACAAGCAAATTGCGAGTGTGCTGTATATCTCAGAAGAGACGGTAAAAGTGCATATCCGCAACATGCTACGCAAACTCAACGTACGATCCCGCGTCGCCGCCACGGTGTTGTATCTGGAGACTCGCGGCCAGTAA
- a CDS encoding NADP-dependent oxidoreductase — MKAFFINRYKDTGQIGQLPDPEVGHNDVLVQVHAASINLLDAKIRKGEFKLILPYRLPLVLGNDLAGVVVDVGRNVRQFKAGDTVYARPPEDRIGSFAELIAVKEDALALKPTNLDMEQAASIPLVALTAWQVLVETAQLKQGQKVLIHAGSGGVGTIAIQLAKHLGAFVATTTSTSNVEWVKNLGADVVIDYKTQAFENVLKDYDVVLNSLGNDVLEKSLQVLKPGGRLISISGPPTPAFAEQQGLSWFLKQVLRLLSRRIRQKANKHGVRYDFVFMRANGNQLREITALIESGAIKPVIDRTFPLASTAEALAYAEQGRSKGKVTISIR, encoded by the coding sequence ATGAAGGCATTTTTCATCAATCGCTACAAGGACACGGGCCAGATTGGTCAATTGCCCGACCCCGAGGTGGGGCACAACGACGTATTAGTGCAGGTGCACGCCGCCAGCATCAACCTGCTGGATGCCAAGATTCGCAAAGGGGAATTCAAGCTCATTCTGCCCTATCGCCTTCCGTTGGTGTTGGGCAATGATCTCGCTGGTGTGGTCGTGGACGTCGGTCGCAATGTCCGTCAGTTCAAGGCTGGCGACACCGTTTATGCTCGCCCCCCAGAGGATCGCATCGGCAGCTTTGCCGAGCTGATTGCCGTGAAAGAGGACGCACTGGCGCTCAAGCCGACCAACCTCGACATGGAACAAGCGGCCTCCATCCCGCTGGTTGCCCTGACGGCCTGGCAGGTGCTGGTCGAGACCGCACAACTGAAGCAAGGTCAAAAGGTGCTGATTCATGCTGGTTCGGGCGGCGTAGGCACTATCGCCATCCAGCTTGCTAAACACCTCGGTGCGTTTGTCGCGACCACCACCAGCACCAGCAATGTCGAATGGGTGAAAAATCTGGGTGCCGATGTTGTGATCGACTACAAAACGCAAGCGTTCGAAAATGTGCTGAAGGACTACGATGTTGTCCTCAACAGTCTGGGCAACGACGTACTCGAAAAATCACTTCAGGTACTCAAACCCGGCGGCCGACTCATCTCTATCTCTGGGCCGCCGACACCTGCCTTCGCCGAGCAGCAAGGGCTGTCCTGGTTCCTGAAACAGGTATTACGCCTATTGAGCCGACGCATCCGCCAGAAAGCCAACAAACACGGTGTGCGCTATGACTTCGTTTTCATGCGCGCAAACGGCAACCAGCTACGGGAAATCACTGCGCTGATTGAATCCGGTGCAATCAAACCCGTCATCGATCGTACTTTCCCACTGGCATCTACCGCAGAGGCACTGGCTTATGCCGAGCAGGGAAGATCGAAAGGCAAAGTCACCATCAGTATTCGATAG
- a CDS encoding oxidoreductase, which yields MTFKALLATKTGDIASTHLVNFKDEDLMPGDVIVSVEYSTVNYKDALAVTGRSPIIRHYPLIPGIDFAGIVERSSYPGITVGDRVLVNGWGLSQTHHGGFAQKAQVPGDWLIKIPDVFSTKDAMAIGTAGYTAALSVLALEHGGLTPDRGDILVTGANGGAGSIAIALLSDLGYRVVASTGRPEEADYLHSLGAAEIIDRSTLSEPGTPIGKECWAGVIDSVGSHTLANALAQTQYRGVVTAFGLAQGTDLPASVFPFILRNVTLAGIDSVNAPQSARLQAWAHLARNLNLDKLAHTTQVIGLADVPVIAERVLEGKVRGRTVVDVNA from the coding sequence ATGACGTTCAAAGCACTGCTTGCTACCAAAACTGGCGATATAGCCTCAACCCATCTCGTCAACTTCAAAGATGAAGATCTCATGCCTGGCGATGTTATCGTCTCCGTTGAGTATTCTACAGTAAATTACAAGGATGCCTTGGCCGTCACTGGCCGCAGCCCCATCATCCGTCATTACCCGCTCATTCCTGGCATCGATTTCGCCGGTATTGTCGAGCGCTCAAGCTATCCGGGCATTACCGTTGGCGACCGTGTGCTGGTCAATGGTTGGGGATTGAGCCAAACCCACCACGGCGGCTTTGCGCAGAAAGCACAAGTGCCCGGCGACTGGTTGATCAAGATCCCTGACGTATTTTCGACCAAAGATGCCATGGCCATCGGTACTGCTGGTTATACCGCAGCGCTATCCGTGCTGGCACTGGAACACGGCGGTCTGACGCCCGATCGCGGCGACATTCTGGTGACGGGTGCCAATGGCGGCGCAGGCTCGATAGCCATCGCGCTGCTCTCCGATCTGGGCTACCGCGTGGTCGCTTCCACCGGGCGTCCTGAGGAAGCGGATTACCTGCACAGCCTTGGCGCCGCCGAAATCATTGATCGCAGCACGCTATCTGAGCCTGGTACACCAATCGGCAAAGAATGCTGGGCTGGCGTCATCGATTCAGTCGGCAGCCATACTCTGGCCAATGCTTTAGCACAAACCCAGTATCGTGGGGTAGTCACTGCCTTCGGTCTGGCTCAGGGTACAGACTTGCCTGCGTCCGTATTCCCCTTCATTCTGCGTAACGTCACCCTTGCAGGTATTGATTCGGTCAACGCGCCCCAGTCCGCGCGTTTGCAGGCGTGGGCGCATCTTGCCCGCAATTTGAATCTGGACAAACTGGCGCATACCACGCAGGTGATCGGTCTGGCCGATGTGCCCGTCATCGCCGAACGCGTACTGGAAGGCAAGGTGCGTGGGCGCACCGTTGTGGACGTGAACGCATGA
- a CDS encoding cation:dicarboxylase symporter family transporter, translated as MSTKTPVWKGLTFQVLAAMALGIALGFAAPELAAKFKILGDIFLKLIKTAVAPLIFFTVVHGIASAGDIKKVGKIGVRALIYFELVSTFALALGLGWANLIDIGSGIHAGNISQTATAAVDSAIAKGHMPTTTMDFIYGIFPDNFIGAFAGGQLLQVLVISLIFGFALLALPHEKRSVIENGMNRISECFFEFINLIMKLAPIGAFGSVAYAVGSNGSSVLLSLLNLVLMFYAAVAFFIIVILGSICRFAGFSLTRFLKYIRDEIVIVLGTASSESALPQLLQKLERFGCSRQSVGLILPTGYEFNLDGTSIYMSMCTLFIANAYGVDLSWQQQMGILLIMLVTSKGAAAVSGGSFVVFAATVATVGNLPIEGLALIFGVYRFMSMAIALCNTIGNSVATIVVAKWCGEYSPQPDNTQESTHLAQETRPAS; from the coding sequence ATGTCGACAAAAACACCTGTCTGGAAAGGTCTGACATTTCAGGTTCTGGCGGCGATGGCACTGGGTATCGCCCTCGGTTTTGCCGCGCCGGAATTGGCAGCAAAGTTTAAAATACTCGGTGACATCTTTCTGAAACTCATCAAGACCGCCGTCGCGCCACTCATCTTTTTCACGGTGGTACATGGCATCGCATCCGCTGGGGATATTAAGAAAGTGGGAAAAATCGGCGTGCGCGCGCTGATCTATTTTGAACTGGTTTCTACATTCGCCCTCGCTCTCGGCCTCGGCTGGGCAAATCTCATTGATATCGGTTCAGGCATTCACGCCGGGAATATCAGCCAAACGGCCACCGCCGCCGTTGACTCTGCAATAGCAAAAGGCCACATGCCTACAACCACAATGGATTTTATCTACGGCATTTTCCCCGATAACTTCATTGGAGCCTTCGCTGGCGGGCAGCTCTTACAAGTGCTGGTGATCTCACTGATTTTTGGTTTCGCTTTGCTTGCTCTTCCCCATGAAAAACGCAGCGTGATTGAAAATGGCATGAACCGCATATCGGAATGCTTCTTCGAGTTCATCAATTTAATCATGAAATTAGCCCCGATTGGTGCATTCGGTTCCGTCGCATATGCCGTGGGAAGTAACGGCAGTAGCGTGCTGCTATCTCTGCTGAATCTGGTGTTAATGTTTTATGCCGCTGTCGCATTTTTCATCATCGTTATCCTGGGTAGCATCTGTCGATTTGCAGGCTTCAGCCTCACCCGCTTTCTTAAATACATCCGCGATGAGATCGTGATTGTGCTGGGCACGGCCTCGTCCGAAAGTGCGCTACCTCAGCTGCTGCAGAAATTAGAGCGTTTCGGTTGTTCACGGCAGAGCGTAGGGCTGATTCTCCCGACAGGCTATGAATTTAATCTCGACGGAACGAGTATTTACATGTCGATGTGTACGCTGTTTATCGCCAATGCCTATGGTGTAGACCTGAGCTGGCAGCAGCAAATGGGCATTTTACTCATCATGCTGGTGACCTCAAAAGGAGCCGCGGCCGTCTCTGGCGGCAGCTTCGTGGTATTCGCCGCAACGGTGGCAACGGTGGGTAACCTGCCGATAGAAGGACTAGCGTTAATTTTCGGTGTCTATCGCTTTATGTCTATGGCGATCGCGTTATGCAACACCATCGGAAACAGCGTGGCCACTATCGTGGTAGCAAAATGGTGTGGGGAATATTCACCTCAGCCAGACAATACGCAAGAAAGCACGCACCTTGCTCAGGAAACCCGCCCTGCGAGCTAA
- a CDS encoding multidrug efflux SMR transporter: MAWFLLALAGLFEIVWSYSMKLSDGFTKIGASAVTIVAMIISFALLSMAMKSLPLGTAYTIWTGIGAVGAFVVGLVFLNEPANAMRIIAALLIVSGLVMMKLSS; this comes from the coding sequence ATGGCCTGGTTTCTATTAGCGCTCGCCGGTCTATTTGAAATTGTCTGGTCTTACAGCATGAAGCTGTCTGATGGCTTCACGAAAATAGGCGCATCAGCTGTCACGATTGTTGCCATGATTATCAGCTTTGCGCTGTTATCCATGGCGATGAAATCTCTCCCTCTGGGCACGGCCTACACTATCTGGACGGGAATTGGTGCGGTGGGGGCATTTGTGGTGGGATTGGTCTTCCTGAATGAACCCGCAAATGCGATGAGGATTATTGCTGCGCTGTTGATCGTCAGCGGCTTGGTCATGATGAAGCTATCTTCATAA
- a CDS encoding Cof-type HAD-IIB family hydrolase yields the protein MIKLVITDLDGTFLHSDGDYNRALFADVYALMKEKDVRFAVCTGKQCERVEALFGDAAKDIWILGDSATRIKHQGNYVYQSLIKNRLALSLIGVLESVDDRHVVIGCTPHGAMVKETISPALLEKVKKSYTNVTLISSFAAVTDDFVKITVYDPEGHCHETAKYLDAFHDHVYIVVSEASWIDIANVGVHKGHTVEILQDKLAITPDETMVFGDGYNDIELMSRAAYSFAMRNAFEETKAAANFIARSNDDDGVLRTIKLLLS from the coding sequence ATGATCAAGTTGGTAATTACCGATCTGGACGGCACGTTTCTTCACAGCGATGGCGACTACAACAGAGCCTTGTTTGCCGACGTTTATGCGCTAATGAAAGAGAAGGATGTGCGGTTTGCTGTCTGCACAGGCAAACAGTGCGAGCGGGTTGAGGCGCTTTTTGGCGATGCAGCGAAAGATATCTGGATTCTGGGCGACAGCGCGACGCGCATCAAGCATCAGGGAAATTACGTTTACCAGTCGCTCATCAAAAACCGTCTTGCCTTGAGCCTGATTGGCGTGCTGGAAAGCGTAGACGATCGGCATGTGGTCATCGGTTGTACCCCACATGGTGCGATGGTGAAGGAAACGATTAGCCCAGCCTTACTGGAAAAGGTGAAAAAGTCGTACACCAACGTGACGCTGATATCCAGTTTTGCTGCCGTGACCGATGACTTTGTGAAAATCACGGTTTATGACCCAGAAGGGCACTGTCACGAGACGGCGAAGTACCTTGATGCGTTTCACGACCATGTTTATATCGTGGTTTCCGAAGCGTCCTGGATCGATATTGCCAACGTTGGCGTACATAAAGGACACACCGTCGAAATCCTTCAGGATAAATTGGCGATTACACCCGATGAAACAATGGTGTTCGGCGATGGTTACAATGATATTGAGCTAATGAGCCGTGCGGCTTATAGCTTTGCGATGCGCAATGCGTTTGAGGAAACCAAAGCTGCGGCGAATTTTATTGCCCGCAGCAATGACGACGATGGGGTATTGAGAACGATAAAGCTGCTGCTTTCATGA
- a CDS encoding DeoR/GlpR transcriptional regulator: MFDYTDFPEQRQSKIRQILSEEGKVVCAQLSRELNVSEHTIRRDLKELAQSGACKRVYGGAVSMPPEVIDFASRATIDAAQKDRIAQAVIPLIKPNSCVFFDTGTTNLAVAKQIPAGLKFTAVCNSPIIAAELMQYPEVEVIFLGGRIQKEVGGAIGIDTLRQLEKMYFDQCLLGGCAFDANEGLTVFEYDDAEFKKCLVTRSSEVIVALTANKISALTRYRVAACDEITTLVTDDEISPACQSVLSEKNLDVIIAR; encoded by the coding sequence ATGTTCGATTACACCGACTTTCCCGAGCAACGGCAATCCAAAATCAGGCAAATCCTCAGCGAGGAAGGCAAAGTCGTCTGCGCCCAGCTCTCACGTGAATTGAACGTATCCGAGCACACCATACGGCGTGATCTGAAGGAACTGGCGCAATCCGGTGCCTGCAAGCGCGTCTACGGCGGTGCGGTCAGTATGCCGCCAGAGGTGATTGATTTTGCCAGCCGAGCCACTATCGATGCCGCCCAGAAAGATCGCATTGCTCAGGCCGTCATCCCGCTGATAAAGCCCAACAGCTGCGTCTTCTTTGACACCGGCACCACCAATTTGGCGGTGGCGAAACAGATCCCGGCTGGCCTGAAGTTTACCGCCGTGTGTAATTCGCCCATTATCGCGGCAGAGCTGATGCAGTATCCGGAGGTAGAAGTGATTTTTCTTGGCGGAAGGATTCAAAAAGAGGTCGGCGGCGCGATTGGCATCGATACGCTCAGGCAGCTAGAGAAGATGTATTTCGATCAATGCCTGTTAGGAGGCTGTGCCTTTGATGCCAATGAAGGCCTGACCGTTTTTGAATATGACGATGCCGAATTCAAAAAATGTCTGGTGACCCGCAGCAGCGAAGTGATCGTTGCTCTGACCGCCAATAAGATCTCCGCACTAACGCGCTATCGTGTAGCGGCATGTGATGAAATCACAACGCTGGTAACCGATGATGAAATCTCTCCTGCCTGCCAGAGCGTATTAAGTGAAAAAAATCTCGATGTGATTATTGCCCGATAA
- a CDS encoding metallophosphoesterase yields MELRHVNLHLVATQHLYRVDLQCVRHGVKFTRQYTDITDKERKIAVFHVITGLIALYVIWRLVWRLRVGVPVKRMLAVLVLLASQHHLITRTFFGTMASPEVPAFVLMFLGWAFGALLISAFLLLAVDLLGIVGRLLSRSVGQILLNNMVLRGGMAVVAMGLAAIGVWEAVRVPEVRTVEVELKQLPPALDGFRLVQLTDLHASRLLQRPWMEAVVAKTNALKPDLTVITGDLADGTVSARHDDMEPLRNLTAPHGVFAIVGNHEYYVEYTQWVQRLNALGLRMLLNENVSIGRDNAAFVLAGITDRTAADFQQLLPDTAAALSGISPDTAVVLLSHRPTGAKENARAGADLQLSGHTHGGQVLGMHWVTQLANEGYVSGSYDVDGMHLYVSNGAGLWNGFPIRLGKRAEITQFILRSPSL; encoded by the coding sequence ATGGAATTGCGCCATGTTAATCTGCACCTTGTGGCAACACAACACCTCTACCGCGTTGATCTGCAATGTGTGCGTCATGGTGTAAAATTTACGCGTCAATATACAGACATCACTGATAAAGAGAGAAAAATAGCCGTGTTTCATGTCATTACCGGGCTCATCGCCCTCTATGTTATCTGGCGTCTGGTCTGGCGCTTGCGTGTCGGTGTGCCCGTAAAGCGCATGCTGGCGGTGTTAGTGCTGCTGGCTTCGCAGCATCATCTGATTACGCGCACCTTTTTTGGCACGATGGCGTCGCCGGAAGTGCCCGCGTTTGTCCTGATGTTTCTGGGATGGGCGTTTGGCGCGCTGCTGATATCTGCGTTCCTGCTGTTGGCCGTCGATCTGCTCGGCATCGTAGGGCGTCTGTTATCCCGTTCGGTTGGACAGATTCTGCTGAACAATATGGTGCTGCGTGGTGGAATGGCCGTTGTGGCGATGGGGCTGGCGGCGATTGGCGTTTGGGAAGCCGTGCGTGTTCCGGAAGTCCGCACGGTTGAAGTTGAGCTGAAGCAACTGCCGCCTGCATTGGATGGTTTCCGACTGGTGCAGTTAACGGATTTACATGCCAGCCGCCTGTTACAGCGCCCCTGGATGGAGGCGGTGGTGGCAAAAACCAACGCGCTTAAGCCCGATCTGACGGTGATTACTGGCGATCTGGCCGACGGCACCGTCAGTGCCCGTCACGATGATATGGAACCGCTGCGTAACCTGACCGCGCCACACGGCGTGTTTGCCATCGTGGGCAACCATGAATATTACGTGGAATATACGCAGTGGGTGCAGCGACTGAATGCGCTGGGCTTACGTATGTTGCTCAATGAAAATGTGTCGATTGGTCGCGATAATGCTGCGTTTGTGCTGGCAGGGATCACCGATCGCACCGCCGCTGATTTTCAACAACTGCTGCCGGATACTGCTGCTGCGCTCAGCGGGATTTCGCCAGATACCGCTGTCGTTCTGCTCAGCCATCGGCCAACGGGGGCGAAAGAGAATGCGCGTGCCGGAGCGGATTTACAACTCTCTGGCCATACGCATGGCGGCCAAGTACTGGGTATGCATTGGGTGACGCAACTGGCGAATGAAGGCTATGTGTCCGGCAGCTATGACGTGGATGGCATGCATCTGTACGTGAGCAATGGCGCGGGCCTGTGGAACGGTTTTCCGATCCGCTTAGGGAAACGAGCCGAAATTACTCAGTTCATACTCCGTTCGCCGTCGCTATAG